In Heteronotia binoei isolate CCM8104 ecotype False Entrance Well chromosome 1, APGP_CSIRO_Hbin_v1, whole genome shotgun sequence, the genomic window agatggctaggctgggcaatatgtgatgtcatggtaatctgagtgctgttgagttgtctgttttaaaatgtttttattgtattttattgttttgttatgttgtactctgccctgagccctacaaggaatgggcagaatagaaatttactaaaataaataaaaataaaaatttgctAAAATAAATGAACAGCATTGTTGAATTTAGAGATGGATTTCTCTAGCCAAAGAACTTTGCAGTTTGGCACATTCAAGATGCTTTCTTCTGTGAAACATTAACTGTTATCAGTGTACTGTGCCCTGTAGTCATGAGCCCCCTGTGTTCAAATAAGCATGGGGTCTTCCAAAGAGCATGACTGATATTGTCTCCCCCGCCCTTCTCAGCTGAACTATTATCTAGAGAATAGAAGTTGTGGGTTCCATGGTGCTTCTGATGAGTCTTAGATGTAGAATTTATCATAGATTCTTGGTCGAGAAGCAATGGCATTTTTGCTGCATGCAGTTTAAACGCTTCTTGCTTGAGTTCAAAAAGTCTGTTGGATTATGAGATAACTGATTAGCTCAGTGTTATCAACAGACTATCTTCAGGTAAGCCTTTTTGAAAACGAGCTTGTTCTAAGAAAGACTACAAGACCATATCTCGATACCAGACCATATCTTGCTGCTCTTTTAATTAAGCAGGACTAACTACTATCCTGATGTGTTAATACGGATTGCAATTTGCTCTGGTTAAAGAGGGCAGTTCACTTAAACGAAGCCATGTTGAAAGACCCTAGTTCAGGCTAAAGATGCCAGTTTTCTACATGCAGGAAACTTTTTTTTATATGGAGGAACATTCCATCTTATCATTCCTTGTCAGCTGTCTGAAGTGGCACAGCACAAAAGATAGGCTTAACGTCCTTGAGTCCTAGTTGCTCTGTGGGGAAAACCACAGCATGATAGGAAATGGGCTAGCTTGGCTGCACAGCTGAAAATTGTATACCCTATCCTCTTCATGTTTTAAGTAGACTGTAGTAGTACAAAACTGTCTGCAGAAGgaggtttctttttaaaactgggaGACAGTCAGTTGGTGCTCTGTATGTTCGGCTTCAAACTTGCAAAGGTCAGAGAAAAAGCATTCATAGATTGATTGCGCTATGGGAGGGAGGCTTCCAGAGGAACCCCACTAAAAACATTATGTCTGCatccaaagcccccccccctttttttttgcaagaggCTTGTAATGTTGAATCAGATTTAATGTCAATTTAGTGACCTGCTGAAAGCATTACTGGTTTTAATTTTGGTCTTCTTGTGTGGTTAACTATTGAGTTGCATTTCCATTTTCTACACATCATAATATGCACCCACAATATTACTGCAGTATTTGTTTCCTGCTTAGTTAAAGTGAGATTCTAGGTGTGTGGTATTTGTCCCACATTTGATATCAAGTCTTTCTGTAGGTGGTGAGTATCTCTTGACCTTTCTGAGTTGGCTGTCTCTAAGGACACTGGTAAAAGAATCGAGATAATAAATGAAATTGTCCCAGGAACTACTAGAAAACCAAAAGGGCACAGGAAAGTATGTTCTTCCAACTATGAATCTTGGACCATCTGGTACAATTGCCAGTAGGTCTCACCCCAGCCCTGCTACAACGACTACGCTTTGGGTGCTAGGGCCTGAGCCAGTATGCAACACATGTGCTCTGCTTCTTGCTTATGGGGCTTGAgtttaagatggaaaaatgctatAGTGTTGTTGTGGTTGCCTCTCCTAGCCATTTAAAGCTACAGTGAGACAACCGTGTTCTTTATTCCAGCCTGGCAGAAGACATTTCAAAGCAAGCAGACCTTGAATCAATTCTTAATATTACCCTAAGTGCTTTTTGATCTGATTACAAGACAATGTGGTGCTGGATTTACAGTTTGCCTGGCTTCAGTGTCATGCTCTTTTTCCTCCATAATGAACCAGTGACTCAAGTTTCCAAATAGTCACTCGCCTGGTGACTTCTGATGAACCAAGAACAGTATTAGACAGAGCCAGATCTGCAGAATTCTTTCAGAATATACTTGACTGACAGAAACAAGTGTACAGGTGGGCTAGTTAGTGTTGGAGTCTAGTTTGTTACAGTCATGGCAATCTCTGTTCTTTCAGGTGGTCTCTTAGAAGTCTACTCGCCAACATGTTGCTGCCCATAGCCTCTGTGTGTCTCCTGGCAGCCCTTGCAAATGCCCGCAGTATTCccctctttcctcctctctctcagGACATGGTGAACTATGTTAATAAACTCAACACTACATGGCAGGTAAGTAGTATTTGGGTAGGAGATAGCATGCAGGTAGGAGGGTATAGCCAGTGTCTACTGTTCACTGGACTATCCCTACACTGTGTAGAAATTCTGTCCCTGGTGGGTCTAGGAAGCCGAGTTATGACTTGTTCTCTCTGAAATAACGCTTGATCTTCCAGCTTGTCTGAGACCCAATAGTTCTGTTCATCTGTACCTCTTGCTTCCTGGATTAAGAGGTGAGCCAATGGCTGCCCCTTCTCTGTTGTATCCCAGATGTCTGCCTGCATGGTTGTTACTCCTGTATCCAGGAGGAAGCACCCAGAAGAGGAGGGCAGTGTTTATCCTTGATGATCAGCTTCTGCTTGGGTCTGGCTAGCTGTCACCCAAGGGCATGAAGTAGCCAGCTGGTAATGTTTATAGTATAAGCTGTAAGGCTTTAACCCCCTCATGTAGACATAATACCTTCAAGATACTCAAAGCTGAGTTCTTTAAGTGCATGGAACAACTGGACAAAGGACAACCTAAAAAGTCAAGTTGCTGCCCTCAGACTTGGAATCCAAGATGAGAATGAGGGAAACTTAAAACTGGAAACAAAGTGTCAAGCCAATTTGGGTTAGATGGTAGGGAAAAGTACATAATGTATAGGAACGTGGTGTCTTTCATTCACCTGGGCTGTAGGGTATCTTTTCCTGCTCCAAGCTTTTTGACCCTGCATTCTAGCATGTGGAGGGTTTTAGCAGGAAAACATTATCTACAGACATTTTGATctgtgcaaaaaaagagagagaaacagaccATCTACCTaagaaaattgttttctgtgccagCAAGCAAAAAATGGGAGAGTCTAGTTATCTTTGAATACTGTCTTGTCAAGCTGTGGACTACCATaaacttctctttttctttttaaggctGGGCATAACTTTCACAATGTTGACTTCAGTTATATTAAAAAGTTATGCGGTACATTCCTGAATGGCCCCAAACTTCCAATAAggtgaagtatttttttttcttttactcttaATTGTGTCATGGGTGTTTTAACCTGGCTTTTTGGACCATGATTTCTTACTGCTTCCTGTTGGAtagctttatttattattaaaaagaTCCTGGAGATATGCACTCAAACATGCAAACTTTGGGAGacaagaaattgggggggggggggaataggaaatggattgttttgctttcagaaagCTGGTTGTTCAAAATAGTACAGTCTGAATAGGGGGGGCTTGTGGCTGGCACCTGATAATGACATCTGAGACACTATCCTGTAAGTGCATGTTTGATCCCTACAAAAAAGTGGCCTAAGATGGCTGTCTCTGCTGGGAAATGGTGACTTGCCAACAGTATTGGGGCTTTCTGGGGGCAAGGGCACCTAGGTTAATGAGCTTCCAGGTCCCAGTTTTCTCACATTCACAAAGACTAGTTCTCAGAACACTTGAGTGCAACCAAAATTTTTTTGCAGTAATAGTAGATTAAAATAGGATTTCTGAATCATTAGCATCTTGAGGGATGCTGAGATGTTGGAAGCAAAGTGTTCAAGGTCTAGATAAGGCTATTCAATTATTAACACAGATAGTAGCCATAGGATAAGCTGTAACTTTCAATAAATGACATCCTGATTGTAATATTACAAAACCTCTGTAATGTGCTTAATTTGTAACCCGATTTATAGCTAAATCTCACAGAGCAGCTTATAGGCGAGCGTCATAAGCTATAATGAATGCCACCAGTTGTGGCCACAGGATTCAGCAAATAATGTAACTCACATCTCAAAATGTCTAAAAATCTCTGGTCCTTTAACTAGGATGAATTTGCATCTCTCAGACTTAGACGGTGAATCTTGGGTCTTCTTCTGGGTAGTAGATCACATGGAGTGGGGGGAAGTTATTGGCTTGGCTTATTGCAAAGCGGCAATAAGTTGTGCTATAGTTGGAGAATGTCAGGAACTTTGACCCAGCTGGTCAGTGTTGTTCTGTAGAGTGTTTGTTTGAAGTATGGGGCAAGACGGCTTAACCTAACATGCTTTGCTTGCATTTCTTTCccttctgccccaccccccaggttAGGGTTTGCAGCTGACATGGAGTTACCCGACAGCTTTGACTCCAGGCAACAGTGGCCAAACTGTCCAACAATTAGTGAGATCAGAGATCAAGGTTCTTGTGGCTCTTGCTGGGTAAGGCTAATATCAGTAGCTAAAGGAGGTACCTAGGACTGGCAGGGTGGGCTGTTTCTTTGGGCATGGGCTCAGATGGAAATACTGTATTTGTTGGTGGATTAGTGAGAAGAAACCTTAAAGGCCTTTTATTTTTTGACAGGGAAGACCCCCACTTAATTAACCACCACTGTCTTCTCTTTGGTAGCATGATATTTTATCACCTTTTAAGGACTGGCATCCATGCCACTATGCCCCATCACCAGGCAAATTTAAACAGTAAAGAAGGCAGGGAATTGTTTAAAGCCCTGGCCTTAGAATGCTTAAAAAATCATAGGTCGTTAGCCACCTGTGAGGTAAATCTGCAATTTGTGGCAACCCTCTTGCTGTGTCTTAATTTATtgatttactttggatttatattgatttactttggatttaatgtttttaactgtgtaaattgtGTATAATgcttaaatttttatatttttatgttacattttatatgctgtaagccgccctgagccacttgtgggaagggcgggatataaatcataaataaactaaactaaaactataTCCTGCTCTCTTCGCAAGCTGACTCAGGGTAGCTAACAAAAGTTACAATATTAATATCATTAAATTTAgacaattaaaataatttaaaacaacattgtgCTTCTAATCGAAAGACATTAGATTGGCGGGATCACGACTTGTATTAACCCAATATACCCGTGTCTATTTGTAtgcctgagataaacaaaaagcAGCCTAAAATAAACAGACTTTTGTTAgtcacattgtgagaagacaagACATAATgctaggaaaggttgaaggcagcaggaagaaaggaaaaccTAACATGAGAGAGAGTAATTCCACCAAGGAAGCCACagttctcagtttgcaagacctgagcaaggctgttaacaaaaggatattttggaggtcattcattcatagggtcgcTCTtacttggaagtgacttgatggcacttaaacaTAAACACAAAGTTTAAACTGCATACAAATGTAGGAATGTGAGTCTTGGAGAAACAGTTTTTGCTGTATGATGATGTTACAGAGGATGAGAGAGAGCTAGCCAGAAACTGCCAGTCCAGTGTTAAGAGTAGAATCCCTCTGATTTTTGTAAACCTATTTACTACACAGACTGAGGTTTGCTCCCCTCTGCTTTGGGAAGGCCCAAGTTTCAGTGCTATGAGTCAGTGTGCACCTTTCCTAGCAAACACACAAAGTTGGTCAGCTTTTTCCTGaagtaatgagagataaggaAAGTCCTAACGTCCCTGGCAGACTCCCCAGTCCCATCAGAAAAAATGATTTTTAGAAAGGAGCTAGTAGTTATCtgttagccatcctgagcctattaaaataaaaaatagggCTTACCTAATACACCAATTTCCTGCACAAACAGTGCAGGAAGTATCAAGGGAGGGTATAATGGAAGCTTGTGAGGAAGAAGCATAAATGCCCAACACCGCTATAATCTTCCCCTCTTGCcatacaaacttttaaaatattttagagGTGGAAGGTTAATGTGTTCCTGTTTGCATGGGGGCTGattcctttcttccctttcagGGTTGGTTCTGTTACTTCATTGTTAGTTGAAAAGCTCAAAGGGACATCATATGGAGTCACATCCACAgaatattgggagggggggggggttcagtccagatttttttttactagcCCTCAAAATTTTCAGTGGTCTTTCAGGACACGACTTATTTATTTCCAAGGCATTTCCATGCACAACATGGAAAGCAAACAAAATGCATATAATATTAAGCTCTTGGTGTGCAGTAAGGACTTGGACCTGGAAATCAAAGTCTTAGTTGACTCTTTGCATTGGTGTTCTGTAGGCATTTGGTGCAGTGGAAGCCATTTCAGACCGGGTTTGTGTTCACACCAATGCCAAGGTGAGCGTGGAGATCTCCGCTGAAGACTTGCTGTCCTGTTGTGGTTTTGAATGCGGGATGGGGTAAGTAATCTCCATAGCCTGATGCTTCAGAGTGACTTATGGTTCCTTTACTTGAGAGAGTTCCCAGATGGGTTGAAGCCTTTGGAGTTCAAGAAAGCATGCTTCCTTGTTAAAAAGCTTTGGTGGATTGAGAGTTGCCTGAACATACCTCAACCATTCAAGATGGGGGAAGAAGTCATAAGGTCCTCTGAAGGTTCTCACACTTTTTAACCACAGTGACTCTGCAGCTCTCCAGAGGGATGTTGTCCCCAGTTTTCTACGAATATCTTGTCTCCTTTATCCTTCCTATATTTCCTAGGAGGAACCTGAGAATAGTTGTGCATAATCATTACTTTtcttgcagatgcaatggaggctatCCTTCAGGTGCATGGCAGTACTGGACAAAAAGAGGCCTGGTATcgggtgggctttatggctcacATATTGGTGAGTTACTTTACACACTTCATTGGGGAGGGCCTACAATATTCTTCACAGCATCTTCTCATTCCCCACCTTGCAGCCCAAATGTTGACTGTTTTGTTATGCAGCTTGTTGCTCATCTtgcacaaagtcccatttgttaagtgacccacccagggctttttttgagcaggaacacactgccagttccagctggcttggcatcagagggtatgacctaatatgcaaacgagttcctgctggtctttttctaccaaaaaagccctggacccacCCATCAGTAAACTTCCACTGGCATCTTCTGCTGCAGCTCTGTACTCCTAAGCCTGTCCCAGCGTCTCTGGTCTTTCCCTTCTCAATCGCCATCAAAgctttgcaggaccttgcccagttctgcaaagcCTGCAAGACTACGCTATTTCAGCTAGCATTTAACTGAAGTTATGACCATCACCGAGCTATTTGATCTAAATGGATGTTTTAAGACTACTTAAAGCCATCTTCAAATTGTACTGAAATTAACACTGAAttgttttaagttaatattttaacctaaatgttttaatgttgtcttACCATGAACTGTGAGTCGTCCTGagtctgcttcagcagggagggcaggatataaatcaaataaacctaaacCACTTGTACGGAAACTATagttgcatgcagggctttttttgtagcaggaattcctttgtatattaggctacaccccccctgatgtagccaatcctccaagagcttacagggctcttcttacaggacctactgtaaagtcttggaggattggctacatcaggggcatgtagcctaatatgcaaaggagttctctctacaaaaaaaagctctggttgcaTGACCATCTCACCAGCTCCATATTGAGCTAGTTTTGGAGTTGGCAGTCCCCATAATGTTGCATTCTGTGCCTCTGATGAAATGCAGGGTAGTATTGGCTATCTTCCTCTTCTCCAACCTTTCTAGCCTCCCATGGCCCTGCTTAGACCAAAAAAGGGAATTTCAAAATGCTGGTATTGTTGTGCTGTCAAAATCCAGTTCTGCCACAGGTGCCAATTTCACTTGTAGCTCACCTAAGCCACAACAGTTACATTGGGAGAAATGGGAAAAGGGACCAGTTAGGAGCAGATAACTGAATGCAAAAGGCAGTCAGGAGGAGCAGAGAGTGGTCAGGAGGAGCAAAGTGGTGTCTGCCTCTTGGATAGTTTATTGCCAAGGCTGTCTCAACCCTTTATTGTTCTGATCTGTACTGTAGGCCAGTAGTTTCTAGCTTGCACCCTGAACCAGACAAAGTCTGacagatgtaaaatttccaaaaAAAACTTGAAGTGAGGGCAGAGGAAAGGACAAGGTTTTTTTGAAACTCAGACTCTCAGGGTGGGGCTTGATCAGGATTGTCTGCTGaaactggtagtggctctccagagtctcaggtagaggtcttttaaacatcacctactacttgaactttttaattggagatgcccaAGATTGAACCTGAGCCCttttgcgtgccaagcagatgctctaccagtgagctgTGGCCCCTTTCCCTTATATTTGAGTGCAGCCTCAGTTCATATCAGGATCAGTTCTTGCTCATGTTACTGAGTGGCGCACCCCTACTGTGGACTCTATAATACTATCTTCCATTCTGCTGTTCCCTACTCATGTATTGAACACCTGATCCTTGGCGTTTGAATGAAATTATGTATTTTTGCATGGCTTATTTTGGTTAGGTTTCATGTGGGCTTCATTGGGTGTGGCATTAGAGTTCACTACCCCATGAAAAGGGTGTTCATGGGTGGTACTTGACTCCCTGTTTTGTCTTCCCTCCCAACAGGCTGCAGGCCCTATTCTATCCCACCCTGTGAGCATCACATCAACGGATCCCGACCCCCTTGCACTGGTGAGGGTGGCGAGACCCCCAAATGTGTGAAGGAATGTGAAGCAGGCTACTCTCCCTCGTACCAGAGTGACAAGCACTATGGTAATAAAATCTACTAAAATATATACTCAAGTTTAGGATAGGCTAGTAAGCTTTACAGGTAGACCACAGAGCTGCTTTGGCAGAATTGTTAAAATCTGAGAGATCTGCATCCCCACTGTGCCTTGATGCTCAGTTGCTGTCTGTCAGCATAcgctgctctgagctccttaaAGGAACAGCAGGTTAAATATGTACTAAATTAGTCAAGTGAGTAATTTTGAGGCCACTTACAAAGACTGCAAACTATAATAAAAACAAGCCACCGGGATTCTGTCTGTGTCTTCAAGCCACAATGGGTGGGTTGgcccccactgatgaacctcctgatggtgc contains:
- the CTSB gene encoding cathepsin B, whose translation is MLLPIASVCLLAALANARSIPLFPPLSQDMVNYVNKLNTTWQAGHNFHNVDFSYIKKLCGTFLNGPKLPIRLGFAADMELPDSFDSRQQWPNCPTISEIRDQGSCGSCWAFGAVEAISDRVCVHTNAKVSVEISAEDLLSCCGFECGMGCNGGYPSGAWQYWTKRGLVSGGLYGSHIGCRPYSIPPCEHHINGSRPPCTGEGGETPKCVKECEAGYSPSYQSDKHYGATSYSVPRSEKEIMAEIYKNGPVEAAFLVYSDFLMYKSGVYQHVSGEAVGGHAIRILGWGEENGTPYWLVANSWNTDWGENGYFKILRGQDHCGIESEIVAGIPSVGYYQSWL